The Micromonospora sp. Llam0 genome includes a window with the following:
- a CDS encoding ABC transporter substrate-binding protein, giving the protein MKKTFTFGLIATMAFALTACTDSDSTPTDQSDGELRQVRVAALPITETAALWGGIEAGIFAERGIGVEVLPAQGGAQAIPALINGDIDFAIGQPFGPFRADVQDLGVVLIGNYASSYAEGDDINAVVASAASGITRPAELAGRRVAVNSLGAAGDVTIMAAVEQDGGDPTTIEFVEVAFPDVPAQLEAGNIEAAWVPEPFVTQLRDRGDAVVVEPYQAVIPGLATLTTITLADSLESDAELIADFSAAMQETLEWAQDPANEADVRQAIKDNLELPEAVADSVRLPEFGWELDRASLETLATLAGDYGVLDEQPDFDRLIQQQ; this is encoded by the coding sequence GTGAAGAAGACATTTACCTTCGGGCTGATCGCCACCATGGCGTTCGCCCTTACCGCCTGCACCGACTCGGACTCGACCCCGACCGACCAGTCGGACGGCGAGCTGCGTCAGGTCCGGGTCGCGGCGCTGCCGATCACGGAAACCGCCGCCCTGTGGGGCGGCATCGAAGCCGGCATCTTCGCCGAGCGGGGCATCGGGGTAGAGGTGCTGCCCGCGCAGGGCGGCGCCCAGGCGATCCCCGCCCTGATCAACGGGGACATCGACTTCGCCATCGGCCAGCCGTTCGGCCCGTTCCGCGCCGACGTGCAGGACCTCGGCGTCGTGCTCATCGGCAACTACGCGTCCTCGTACGCGGAGGGCGACGACATCAACGCCGTGGTGGCGTCCGCGGCGTCCGGCATCACCCGTCCCGCCGAACTCGCCGGGCGTCGGGTCGCGGTGAACAGCCTCGGCGCGGCCGGCGACGTGACGATCATGGCGGCGGTGGAGCAGGACGGGGGCGATCCGACGACGATCGAGTTCGTCGAGGTCGCCTTCCCCGACGTCCCGGCCCAGCTCGAAGCCGGCAACATCGAGGCGGCGTGGGTGCCGGAGCCGTTCGTCACCCAGCTGCGGGACCGCGGCGATGCCGTCGTCGTCGAGCCCTACCAGGCGGTCATCCCCGGTCTGGCGACCCTGACCACGATCACCCTCGCGGACAGCCTCGAGTCCGACGCCGAGCTGATCGCCGACTTCTCGGCGGCGATGCAGGAGACGCTCGAGTGGGCGCAGGACCCCGCCAACGAGGCGGACGTCCGGCAGGCGATCAAGGACAACCTCGAGCTCCCCGAGGCGGTCGCCGATTCGGTCCGGCTGCCGGAGTTCGGTTGGGAGCTGGACCGGGCGAGCCTGGAGACGCTCGCGACGCTCGCCGGCGATTACGGCGTGCTGGACGAGCAGCCGGACTTCGACCGCCTCATCCAGCAGCAGTAG
- a CDS encoding long-chain fatty acid--CoA ligase, giving the protein MHQHGIGTWLSRRRRTAPDRIALVHGEQSAITYRQFADGADRIAAVLRNLGVGKGDSVAYLGENSPEFLQTMFGTAQLGAVFVPVNTRLAPPEIAHVLTDSGAVVLLHDPEFAPRLAPVVGTVPTRHVVVTGAGTAQHPGLDALLGDAAPGDAADVTADDPAAIIYTSGTTGRAKGAVLTHGNLTWVAINTIVDYDVVSTDVALMISPLFHVASLGMGALPVVLKGATLVLEKRFEPGRALAQIERHRVTMLSGVPTTYQMMADHPEWASTDLSTLTKLTCGGSAVPTRILNAYEERGLSFSQGYGMTETSPGATALSAAMTRAKQGSVGLPHFFTDVRVTDERGEPAAAGTVGEIEITGPNVFAGYHRLPGETARSFTADGWFRSGDLGYLDADGYLYIVGRLKDMIISGGENIYPPEIELLLGELDGVTGVAVIGVPDPQWGEVPWAIMTVREGTIVDLDVVRDHLDGKVARYKLPKNVVIVTELPRTASGKVRKADLRARFGG; this is encoded by the coding sequence ATGCATCAGCACGGAATCGGCACCTGGCTGTCCAGGCGCCGCCGGACCGCTCCGGACCGGATCGCCCTCGTACACGGCGAGCAGTCGGCCATCACCTACCGGCAGTTCGCCGACGGGGCGGACCGGATCGCCGCAGTGCTGCGAAACCTCGGTGTCGGCAAGGGAGACTCCGTCGCCTACCTCGGCGAGAACAGTCCCGAGTTCCTCCAGACGATGTTCGGCACCGCCCAACTGGGAGCCGTGTTCGTACCCGTCAACACCCGGCTCGCGCCGCCCGAGATCGCTCACGTCCTCACCGACAGCGGCGCCGTGGTGCTGCTGCACGATCCCGAGTTCGCGCCCCGGCTGGCCCCAGTCGTCGGCACCGTACCGACCCGGCACGTCGTCGTCACCGGGGCCGGCACCGCGCAACATCCCGGCCTCGACGCGCTGCTGGGAGACGCCGCACCGGGAGACGCCGCAGACGTCACCGCGGACGACCCCGCAGCGATCATCTACACCTCGGGCACCACCGGCCGGGCCAAGGGCGCGGTGCTGACCCACGGCAACCTGACCTGGGTTGCGATCAATACCATCGTCGACTACGACGTCGTCTCCACCGACGTCGCACTGATGATCTCGCCGCTGTTCCACGTCGCGTCGCTGGGCATGGGCGCGCTACCGGTCGTGCTCAAGGGTGCCACGCTGGTACTGGAGAAACGGTTCGAACCGGGGCGGGCGCTCGCCCAGATCGAGCGGCACCGGGTGACCATGCTCAGTGGGGTGCCGACCACCTACCAGATGATGGCCGACCACCCGGAATGGGCGTCGACCGACCTGTCGACGCTGACCAAGCTCACCTGTGGCGGGTCGGCCGTCCCGACCCGCATTCTCAACGCCTACGAGGAACGCGGCCTGTCCTTCTCGCAGGGGTACGGGATGACCGAGACGTCACCGGGTGCCACCGCGCTGTCAGCGGCGATGACCCGGGCGAAGCAGGGCAGCGTCGGCCTGCCCCACTTCTTCACCGACGTCCGGGTCACCGACGAACGCGGCGAGCCAGCTGCGGCAGGCACCGTCGGCGAAATCGAGATCACCGGCCCGAACGTCTTCGCCGGCTATCACCGGCTGCCCGGGGAGACGGCCCGGTCGTTCACCGCGGACGGCTGGTTCCGCAGCGGCGACCTCGGCTATCTGGACGCCGACGGCTACCTCTACATCGTCGGCCGGCTCAAGGACATGATCATCTCCGGGGGCGAGAACATCTACCCGCCGGAGATCGAACTCCTGCTCGGTGAACTGGACGGGGTGACCGGGGTCGCGGTCATCGGGGTGCCCGACCCGCAGTGGGGCGAGGTGCCGTGGGCGATCATGACGGTCCGGGAAGGCACCATCGTCGACCTCGACGTGGTACGCGACCACCTGGACGGCAAGGTCGCCCGCTACAAGCTGCCCAAGAACGTCGTCATCGTGACCGAGCTGCCCCGGACCGCGTCGGGGAAGGTGCGGAAGGCCGACCTGCGGGCCCGGTTCGGCGGCTAG
- a CDS encoding PaaX family transcriptional regulator C-terminal domain-containing protein, which produces MRSRQPKQLLLAFFGEYVVDDDPGPIRASALIGVLEGAGVAAPATRATLDRLVHSGILARSRSGREISFALTGHGSAVLREATDRVRGPHPFDPQGTGWTLVTFTIPEGQRTFRHRLRSTLTWEGFAPLRDGLWLAPGEVDLAGSLEPLRQDLPPNTVIAFHAREFTDFPIADSVRSAWDIEAIRREHLAFIEVWDDPGAVTQAPSALTVRTMLVADWLALLRVDPRLPREFMDDDWPATRSTQVYRQVHERLATESDAEFAALATRSGPSRRTGPAGRPSAPSPTRSGAARSR; this is translated from the coding sequence GTGCGTAGCCGTCAGCCGAAGCAGTTGCTGCTCGCCTTCTTCGGCGAGTACGTCGTCGACGACGATCCGGGTCCGATCCGGGCCAGCGCGTTGATCGGGGTGCTCGAAGGGGCCGGCGTCGCCGCCCCGGCGACCCGGGCCACCCTGGACCGGCTCGTCCACAGCGGCATCCTCGCGCGGAGCAGAAGCGGCCGGGAGATCTCTTTCGCACTGACCGGACACGGCTCAGCGGTCCTGCGCGAGGCGACGGACCGGGTCCGCGGCCCGCACCCGTTCGATCCGCAGGGCACCGGATGGACGCTGGTAACCTTCACCATTCCGGAGGGCCAGCGGACGTTCCGTCACCGGCTGCGGTCGACCCTCACCTGGGAGGGCTTCGCGCCACTGCGCGACGGGTTGTGGCTGGCACCCGGCGAGGTCGACCTCGCCGGCTCCCTGGAACCGCTGCGCCAGGATCTGCCGCCGAACACGGTGATCGCCTTCCACGCGCGGGAGTTCACGGATTTTCCGATCGCCGACAGCGTCCGCTCGGCGTGGGACATCGAGGCGATCCGGCGCGAACACCTGGCGTTCATCGAGGTCTGGGACGACCCGGGTGCGGTGACCCAGGCGCCGAGCGCCCTGACGGTGCGGACGATGCTCGTCGCGGACTGGCTCGCGTTGCTGCGGGTCGACCCGAGACTGCCCCGCGAGTTCATGGACGACGACTGGCCGGCGACGAGATCGACGCAGGTGTACCGGCAGGTGCACGAGCGGCTGGCCACCGAGTCCGACGCGGAGTTCGCCGCGCTCGCCACCCGCTCCGGGCCTAGCCGCCGAACCGGGCCCGCAGGTCGGCCTTCCGCACCTTCCCCGACGCGGTCCGGGGCAGCTCGGTCACGATGA
- a CDS encoding ABC transporter permease produces MSTRTVAVTARTVPGTGRPRRRRGVGRRVVGGFLYSLGLPFLLLVLWGALSTSSTNRFFPGPVAIGESFIDTWVGAAFVEDVLPSLYRLALGILASIVLGVAAGTLIGLFGWLRELLEPLLEFFRAIPPPVLIPVVMLLLGITDTMKVVVIVSGALWPVLLNTIDGVRAIDSVMSETAESFQVTWWERLWFLVLPSASPRIMAGVRQSLSVALILMVISEMFASSAGLGYRIAYFQRNYLIAEMWSGILLLGLVGVLLAVTFGVVERRVLRWYHGIREVNRA; encoded by the coding sequence GTGAGCACCCGGACCGTCGCCGTGACCGCCCGGACCGTCCCGGGCACCGGCCGACCGCGCCGACGACGCGGCGTCGGGCGCCGTGTCGTCGGCGGGTTCCTCTACTCGCTCGGTCTGCCGTTCCTGTTGCTGGTGCTCTGGGGTGCGCTGTCCACCTCGTCGACGAACAGGTTCTTCCCCGGGCCGGTCGCGATCGGCGAGTCCTTCATCGACACCTGGGTCGGCGCGGCGTTCGTCGAGGACGTGCTGCCGAGCCTGTACCGGCTCGCCCTGGGGATCCTCGCCTCGATCGTGCTCGGTGTCGCCGCCGGCACCCTCATCGGTCTGTTCGGCTGGCTGCGCGAGCTGCTCGAACCACTACTGGAGTTCTTCCGGGCCATCCCGCCGCCCGTGCTGATCCCCGTCGTGATGCTGCTGCTCGGGATCACCGACACCATGAAGGTGGTGGTGATCGTCTCCGGCGCGCTGTGGCCCGTTCTGCTGAACACGATCGACGGGGTCCGGGCGATCGACAGCGTCATGTCGGAGACCGCGGAGTCGTTCCAGGTCACCTGGTGGGAGCGGCTCTGGTTCCTGGTACTGCCCTCGGCGAGCCCGCGCATCATGGCCGGTGTGCGGCAGAGCCTGTCGGTGGCGCTCATCCTGATGGTCATCTCGGAGATGTTCGCCTCGTCCGCTGGTCTCGGGTACCGGATCGCCTACTTCCAACGGAACTACCTCATCGCCGAGATGTGGAGCGGCATCCTGCTGCTCGGTCTCGTCGGTGTCCTGCTCGCCGTGACGTTCGGTGTCGTGGAGCGGCGGGTGCTGCGCTGGTACCACGGAATCAGGGAGGTCAACCGTGCCTGA
- a CDS encoding SDR family NAD(P)-dependent oxidoreductase, with amino-acid sequence MSLDGKVAIVTGSGKGLGLAYAQQLARQGAAVVVNDVDAEAANQAVSAIEAAGGRAVALVAPVGPTETAEALVGTAVERFGRLDILVTNAGILRDTVLWKMSDEDFDTVVNVHLRGTFTTVRETVRHLRQAGEGGRIICIGSPTGQRGNFGQTNYAAAKAGIVGMVRTWALELKRAGITVNAVVPVAATAMTATVPYFAAAVRAADQGEPMPDFFRHDLGFGTADDVAGLIAFLGSDAAGDVTGQVIGVGGDRIQIWTHPEAALTAYHEGGWSYDALTDAWPTQFADALQSVGERFPELPEEFRTDAS; translated from the coding sequence ATGTCCCTGGACGGCAAAGTCGCCATCGTCACCGGTTCCGGCAAGGGTCTCGGCCTGGCCTACGCTCAACAGTTGGCCAGGCAGGGTGCCGCCGTGGTGGTCAACGACGTCGACGCCGAGGCCGCGAACCAGGCCGTCTCGGCAATCGAGGCGGCCGGCGGACGCGCCGTCGCGCTGGTCGCACCGGTCGGTCCCACCGAGACAGCCGAGGCCCTCGTCGGCACTGCGGTCGAGCGCTTCGGTCGACTCGACATCCTGGTCACCAACGCGGGAATCCTGCGGGACACGGTGCTGTGGAAGATGAGCGACGAGGACTTCGACACCGTCGTCAACGTGCACCTGCGGGGCACCTTCACCACCGTCCGGGAGACCGTCCGGCACCTGCGGCAGGCCGGCGAGGGTGGGCGCATCATCTGCATCGGCTCCCCGACCGGCCAGCGCGGCAACTTCGGGCAGACCAACTACGCCGCCGCCAAGGCCGGCATCGTCGGCATGGTGCGGACCTGGGCGCTGGAACTCAAGCGGGCCGGCATCACCGTCAACGCGGTCGTGCCGGTGGCCGCGACCGCGATGACCGCCACCGTCCCCTACTTCGCCGCCGCCGTGCGGGCCGCCGACCAGGGCGAGCCGATGCCCGACTTCTTCCGGCACGATCTCGGCTTCGGTACCGCCGACGACGTGGCCGGACTCATCGCCTTCCTCGGCTCCGACGCCGCTGGCGACGTGACCGGCCAGGTCATCGGGGTGGGCGGCGACCGCATCCAGATCTGGACCCACCCGGAGGCCGCGCTGACCGCGTACCACGAAGGTGGCTGGTCCTACGACGCGCTGACCGACGCGTGGCCGACGCAGTTCGCCGACGCGCTGCAGAGCGTCGGCGAACGCTTCCCGGAGCTCCCCGAGGAGTTCCGGACCGACGCCTCCTGA
- a CDS encoding ABC transporter permease: MHVLSIRRPRSPRKVLLGGVGLLGFLLVWQLVPTLGLVNSQYLPYVTDVLVRLVEEFRDLAFWRRLGLTMTSWGIGLSVATAAAVALGAVVGLVPFLRRATHTMVEFLRPIPSVALIPLAVLMFGIQMRAALVIIIYASFWQVFVQMIYGVADVDAVARDTARSFDLTRRERLWYLVLPTALPYLMTGVRLAAAVALILAITAEMVIGNPGLGQMIELSRSAGDATGLYAFVVVTGLLGLGVNLVFRFIERRSLSWHQSVRGEQVQ; the protein is encoded by the coding sequence ATGCACGTGTTGTCCATCCGGCGTCCCCGTTCGCCGCGCAAGGTTCTGCTGGGCGGCGTCGGCCTGCTCGGTTTCCTCCTCGTCTGGCAGCTGGTCCCGACCCTGGGACTGGTCAACTCGCAGTACCTGCCGTACGTCACCGATGTGCTCGTGCGGCTGGTCGAGGAGTTCCGTGACCTCGCCTTCTGGCGTCGGCTCGGGCTCACCATGACGTCATGGGGGATCGGCCTGTCGGTGGCGACGGCTGCGGCGGTCGCGTTGGGCGCGGTCGTCGGCCTGGTGCCCTTCCTGCGCCGTGCCACCCACACGATGGTCGAGTTCCTGCGCCCGATCCCGTCGGTTGCCCTCATCCCGCTCGCCGTGCTGATGTTCGGCATCCAGATGCGGGCCGCCCTCGTCATCATCATCTACGCGTCGTTCTGGCAGGTGTTCGTTCAGATGATCTACGGCGTCGCCGACGTCGACGCGGTCGCCCGGGACACCGCTCGCAGCTTCGACCTGACCCGTCGGGAACGTCTGTGGTATCTCGTCCTGCCGACCGCGCTGCCGTACCTGATGACCGGCGTCCGACTGGCCGCCGCAGTCGCGCTCATCCTCGCCATCACCGCCGAGATGGTGATCGGCAATCCGGGCCTGGGCCAGATGATCGAACTGTCCCGGTCCGCCGGTGACGCCACCGGGCTGTACGCCTTCGTCGTGGTCACCGGGCTGCTCGGCCTCGGAGTCAACCTGGTCTTCCGGTTCATCGAGCGCCGATCGTTGTCGTGGCACCAGTCGGTACGAGGGGAGCAGGTCCAGTGA
- a CDS encoding amidohydrolase family protein: MYQPAIDLAAITAIDVHVHIEVDDHGHASLPEPLVAAASKYFRTDGPRPAVEAVAQYYRQRQMAAVVFTVDAGTQLGHRPLSSIEIARAAAEHADVLIPFGSVDPRTGDAALELAARLVEDEGVRGFKFHPTVQGFDPSHDEYAPLWSLIEKAGVPALFHTGQTGIGAGLPGGYGLRLGLSNPILLDAVAAEFPDLQIIMAHPSVPWQDEALSVATHKPNTWIDLSGWSPKYFPAELVRHANSILKRRVLFGTDYPLLTPDRWLRDVANIDLKPDVLPGILKDNAARLLRLTG; this comes from the coding sequence ATGTACCAACCCGCGATCGACCTTGCCGCGATCACCGCGATCGACGTGCACGTGCACATCGAGGTGGACGACCACGGCCACGCCTCGCTGCCCGAGCCACTCGTCGCGGCCGCGTCGAAGTACTTCCGGACCGACGGCCCACGGCCGGCCGTCGAGGCCGTGGCGCAGTACTACCGGCAGCGCCAGATGGCCGCAGTCGTCTTCACCGTCGACGCCGGCACCCAACTGGGCCACCGACCGCTGTCCAGCATCGAGATCGCCCGGGCCGCCGCCGAGCACGCGGACGTGCTCATCCCGTTCGGCTCGGTCGATCCACGCACCGGCGACGCCGCCCTCGAACTCGCCGCCCGACTCGTCGAGGACGAGGGGGTACGCGGTTTCAAGTTCCACCCGACAGTGCAGGGCTTCGATCCGAGCCACGACGAGTACGCGCCGCTGTGGAGCCTCATCGAGAAGGCGGGCGTACCGGCGTTGTTCCACACCGGGCAGACCGGCATCGGCGCCGGCCTGCCCGGCGGCTACGGCCTGCGGCTCGGGCTGTCCAACCCGATCCTGCTCGACGCGGTGGCCGCCGAGTTCCCTGATCTGCAGATCATCATGGCGCACCCGTCGGTGCCCTGGCAGGACGAGGCGCTGTCGGTGGCGACACACAAACCCAACACCTGGATCGACCTGTCCGGGTGGAGCCCGAAGTACTTTCCGGCAGAGCTGGTGCGCCACGCCAACTCGATCCTGAAGCGCCGGGTGTTGTTCGGCACCGACTATCCGCTACTCACCCCCGACCGGTGGCTCCGGGACGTGGCGAACATCGACCTCAAGCCCGACGTGCTCCCCGGCATCCTGAAGGACAACGCCGCCCGGCTGCTGCGCCTGACCGGGTGA
- a CDS encoding MaoC family dehydratase, with protein sequence MTTTVDFQQLGGLTGTDLGYTDYRTITQDQVNLFADATDDHQWIHVEPERAKAGPFGAPIAHGFLTLSLAVPFWTELLDVTGVSTKVNYGLDKVRFPAPVVVGSRVRMRAVIAEVTEVTGGYQLTVDQTIEIEGGAKPAVVARGLYRFYA encoded by the coding sequence GTGACGACGACTGTCGATTTCCAGCAGCTCGGTGGACTCACCGGCACCGACCTCGGATACACCGACTACCGAACGATCACCCAGGACCAGGTGAACCTGTTCGCCGACGCCACCGACGACCACCAGTGGATCCACGTCGAACCCGAGCGGGCGAAGGCGGGTCCGTTCGGCGCACCGATCGCCCACGGCTTCCTGACCCTCTCCCTCGCCGTTCCGTTCTGGACGGAACTGCTCGATGTGACGGGCGTGTCGACGAAGGTGAACTACGGTCTTGACAAGGTGCGTTTCCCCGCGCCGGTGGTGGTCGGGTCGCGGGTACGGATGCGGGCCGTCATCGCCGAGGTCACCGAGGTCACCGGCGGGTACCAGCTCACCGTCGACCAGACGATCGAGATCGAGGGCGGGGCCAAACCTGCGGTCGTCGCCCGGGGCCTGTACCGCTTCTACGCCTGA
- a CDS encoding ABC transporter ATP-binding protein yields the protein MPDRDVLLQVEHLRKVYESANGDVEAIGDVSFTMDAGELLCVVGPSGCGKTTLLKCLAGLLRPTSGRVEMHGAPVTGPSPAMAVVFQEYGRSLYPWLTVRGNVELPLRHKRLSSAARGKLVADALEAVGLAHAARSHPWQLSGGMQQRVAIARAVAYQPEVLIMDEPFAAVDAQTRADLEDLVRELHTSRNMSIVFVTHDIDESIYLGERVLVLSRSPTWVQEDLTVDLPPGRDQINTRALPRFTQLRTHVYDQIQRAKRGQAVAS from the coding sequence GTGCCTGACCGCGATGTCCTGCTGCAGGTGGAGCACCTGCGCAAGGTCTACGAATCGGCCAACGGCGACGTCGAGGCGATCGGTGACGTCAGTTTCACGATGGACGCCGGTGAGCTGCTCTGCGTCGTGGGGCCGTCGGGTTGTGGCAAGACGACCCTGCTGAAGTGTCTCGCCGGTCTGCTACGGCCGACGAGCGGGCGGGTCGAGATGCACGGGGCCCCGGTGACCGGCCCGAGCCCGGCGATGGCCGTCGTCTTTCAGGAGTACGGCCGCAGCCTCTATCCATGGCTGACGGTCCGCGGCAACGTCGAGTTGCCGTTGCGCCACAAGCGGTTGTCCAGCGCGGCACGGGGGAAGCTGGTGGCCGACGCCCTCGAAGCGGTGGGCCTGGCTCACGCCGCCCGTAGCCACCCGTGGCAACTGTCCGGTGGGATGCAGCAGCGGGTGGCGATCGCGCGCGCCGTCGCGTACCAACCGGAAGTGCTGATCATGGACGAGCCGTTCGCCGCAGTGGACGCCCAGACCCGGGCTGACCTGGAGGATCTCGTACGTGAGCTGCACACCTCGCGCAACATGTCGATCGTCTTCGTCACCCACGACATCGACGAGTCGATCTACCTGGGCGAACGGGTGCTCGTGCTGTCCAGGTCGCCCACCTGGGTGCAGGAGGATCTGACCGTCGACCTGCCACCGGGCCGCGACCAGATCAACACCCGGGCGCTGCCCCGCTTCACCCAGCTGCGCACGCACGTGTACGACCAGATCCAACGGGCCAAACGGGGGCAGGCCGTGGCGTCATGA